CAGATACCAGTGCGTTAAAAAGTCAAAATATGCTGAATAGATAACAATCCGACAACTGGTATAATGCTTTGTTATTCTGCATTATGCGTATCTTAAATAGCTCAGTTGAAAAATCATTGATCTTAATCTGATCATATTTATTTTAACCATGTTTTCAGAGATTTTACATTGATATTCATAATCTTTGCTTAGTCTCCTGTAACTTTCAAACCATGCAAAAGTTCTTTCCACTATCC
Above is a genomic segment from Bacteroidales bacterium containing:
- a CDS encoding transposase is translated as MDFFTMARFFADGGYRGEVINAVKNKLKHIIEVILHTDGKKEFIPLPKGWIVERTFAWFESYRRLSKDYEYQCKISENMVKINMIRLRSMIFQLSYLRYA